The Halodesulfovibrio sp. genome includes a window with the following:
- a CDS encoding FprA family A-type flavoprotein, with the protein MHPVEIKKDVFWVGAVDYTSRDFHGYSLSPQGTTYNAYLVKDEKTVLFDTVKGNFLDTMLCRMSNVTELEKVDYIVCNHLEPDHSGCLPKLVELCKPEKIFCSPLGKRSMQAHFDTEGWPIEVVKTGETVNIGSRDIHFIETRMLHWPDSMVSYIPQDKLLICNDIFGQNISTTERFVDEVDRAVVEHDMVEYYHNIVLPFSPLVLKTLDAIEEMGIEIDMLAPDHGLIFRGKEDVQWCMDKYREFAEQAWKKRAVIIFDTMWHSTEKMARSVAEGFESEGVPVRIMSLKSDHHSAVMTELGRSSAVVFGSPTHNNGILPEVAKMLTYMKGLRPQNRIGGAFGSFGWSGECVKALTESLTDMGFEMPVDGVKNQFVPKHDSYKKCYEMGVELAKALKEKCGE; encoded by the coding sequence ATGCATCCTGTTGAAATTAAAAAAGACGTATTTTGGGTTGGTGCTGTTGATTACACAAGCCGTGACTTTCACGGATACTCTCTTTCTCCGCAGGGCACTACTTACAATGCGTACCTTGTAAAAGATGAAAAAACTGTTCTTTTCGACACAGTTAAAGGCAATTTTTTAGATACCATGCTTTGCCGCATGTCTAATGTGACTGAGCTGGAAAAAGTTGATTACATTGTTTGTAACCACCTTGAGCCAGACCATTCTGGTTGTCTGCCAAAGCTTGTAGAACTCTGTAAGCCGGAAAAAATCTTCTGCTCACCGCTCGGTAAACGTTCCATGCAAGCACACTTTGATACCGAAGGCTGGCCAATCGAAGTGGTAAAAACAGGCGAAACCGTTAACATCGGTTCTCGTGATATCCACTTTATCGAAACACGTATGCTTCACTGGCCTGATTCTATGGTGTCCTACATCCCGCAGGACAAGCTGCTTATTTGTAACGATATCTTCGGTCAGAACATTTCAACAACTGAACGTTTTGTTGATGAAGTTGACCGCGCAGTTGTTGAACACGATATGGTGGAATACTACCACAACATCGTTCTGCCGTTCTCACCGTTAGTACTCAAAACTCTTGATGCCATTGAAGAAATGGGTATCGAAATTGATATGCTTGCACCGGATCATGGTTTAATTTTCCGTGGCAAAGAGGATGTACAATGGTGCATGGATAAGTACCGCGAATTTGCAGAGCAGGCATGGAAAAAACGTGCTGTCATCATTTTTGACACCATGTGGCATTCCACTGAAAAAATGGCACGCTCTGTTGCAGAAGGCTTTGAGAGCGAAGGCGTGCCAGTACGCATCATGTCTCTTAAATCTGACCACCACAGTGCAGTTATGACAGAGCTTGGTCGTTCCAGTGCGGTAGTATTCGGTTCCCCTACACACAACAACGGTATCCTTCCAGAAGTTGCTAAAATGCTCACCTACATGAAAGGACTTCGTCCACAAAATCGCATTGGTGGTGCGTTCGGCTCCTTTGGCTGGTCTGGCGAGTGTGTAAAAGCTCTTACAGAAAGCCTTACTGATATGGGCTTTGAAATGCCTGTAGATGGCGTGAAAAACCAGTTCGTACCAAAGCACGACTCCTACAAAAAATGCTACGAAATGGGTGTAGAGCTGGCAAAAGCACTTAAAGAGAAATGCGGCGAATAG
- the rd gene encoding rubredoxin, with product MEKYVCVICGYEYDPAEGDPDNGVAPGTKFEDIPEDWLCPVCGAPKSEFEPA from the coding sequence ATGGAAAAATACGTATGTGTAATTTGTGGATACGAATATGATCCAGCCGAAGGCGACCCTGATAACGGTGTAGCGCCAGGTACAAAATTTGAAGATATTCCTGAAGACTGGCTTTGTCCGGTTTGCGGGGCACCTAAAAGCGAATTCGAACCAGCATAA
- a CDS encoding desulfoferrodoxin, which produces MPNRLEVYKCEHCGNMAEILVGGGPSLVCCGEDMVLQVEGTVDAAREKHIPVIEKTANGYLVKVGEVPHPMVDKHWIQWIELVADGVSYTKFLNPGDAPEAEFCVEAEKVTAREYCNLHGHWKAEA; this is translated from the coding sequence ATGCCAAATCGTCTCGAAGTTTACAAATGTGAGCACTGCGGAAATATGGCTGAAATTCTCGTAGGTGGCGGCCCATCTTTAGTTTGCTGTGGTGAAGACATGGTTCTTCAGGTTGAAGGTACTGTTGATGCAGCACGCGAAAAGCACATTCCTGTTATTGAAAAAACTGCGAACGGCTACCTCGTAAAAGTTGGCGAAGTACCTCATCCTATGGTTGACAAACACTGGATTCAGTGGATTGAACTTGTTGCTGACGGCGTAAGTTACACGAAATTCCTCAACCCGGGCGATGCTCCAGAAGCAGAATTCTGTGTTGAAGCAGAAAAGGTTACAGCACGCGAGTACTGCAACCTCCACGGTCACTGGAAAGCAGAAGCTTAG
- the mltG gene encoding endolytic transglycosylase MltG, producing MILLLAAGGVWFAFETYINSPMQKESRKIQFVVPDGASFNQVIDDMARQGAVTHPYAFRMLVRMRKQQPHLKAGEYLLDTHWSPARLLKELVTGKGVLYTLSFQEGLPWWQVAEIVEQQGFAKAEDFTKVIHDTAFLQKHNIPFSNAEGFLFPETYRLNKPREMNMASAKKVADMLVLTFWQKTSLLWGEHRPTPEKLRNILILATLVEKETAVPKERDMVAGVYANRLEMGMRMQADPTIIYGIGKEFNGDITRSDIRNKKNKYNTYQHRGLPPGPICSPGLEALKAAVTPAKHKYLFFVARGDGSHKFSQTLKEHNKAVRKYQLNRKK from the coding sequence ATGATACTCCTGCTTGCAGCCGGTGGAGTCTGGTTTGCGTTTGAAACGTACATCAATTCACCTATGCAAAAGGAATCACGTAAGATTCAATTTGTCGTTCCTGATGGTGCATCTTTTAATCAGGTAATCGATGACATGGCACGCCAAGGGGCTGTGACACATCCATACGCATTTAGAATGCTGGTGCGGATGCGTAAACAGCAGCCTCATTTAAAAGCCGGTGAATATCTGTTGGATACCCACTGGTCTCCAGCTCGCCTGCTTAAAGAACTGGTAACCGGTAAGGGTGTTCTGTACACGCTGTCTTTTCAAGAAGGACTTCCGTGGTGGCAGGTTGCTGAGATTGTAGAGCAACAAGGCTTTGCCAAGGCAGAAGACTTTACCAAAGTCATTCATGACACCGCATTTTTGCAAAAGCACAATATTCCTTTTTCAAACGCTGAGGGCTTTTTGTTTCCAGAAACATATAGGCTCAACAAGCCACGGGAAATGAATATGGCATCTGCAAAAAAAGTTGCGGACATGCTTGTACTGACATTCTGGCAGAAAACATCATTACTGTGGGGCGAGCACAGACCAACTCCTGAGAAACTGCGGAATATTCTTATTCTAGCCACCTTGGTGGAAAAAGAAACCGCCGTTCCTAAAGAGCGTGATATGGTTGCAGGCGTATATGCTAATCGCTTGGAAATGGGCATGCGGATGCAAGCTGACCCTACAATCATTTACGGCATTGGTAAGGAATTCAATGGGGACATTACCCGTTCTGATATTCGCAACAAAAAGAACAAGTACAACACATATCAGCACCGTGGATTGCCACCCGGTCCTATATGCTCTCCGGGGCTGGAAGCGCTTAAAGCCGCTGTAACCCCTGCAAAGCATAAATACCTGTTCTTTGTTGCAAGAGGCGATGGCTCTCATAAGTTCAGTCAAACGTTGAAAGAGCACAACAAGGCTGTTCGCAAATATCAGCTCAACCGTAAAAAATAA
- the ruvX gene encoding Holliday junction resolvase RuvX has product MKYIAIDYGTKRTGLAASDTGGNMAFPRKTLLMKTRDKFFAELLEFIEQEEPIAIVVGLPKSLAGEETLMSRQVRNFLARLRRRCDLPIFVVEEALSSFEAELELRDAGLKGHEIDKVVDQQAAVRILESFLHLADEHRQLYD; this is encoded by the coding sequence ATGAAATACATTGCGATAGACTACGGAACGAAGCGGACAGGGCTTGCAGCCAGTGACACCGGCGGAAATATGGCATTCCCGCGTAAGACACTTCTAATGAAAACTCGTGACAAATTTTTTGCAGAACTGCTGGAATTCATCGAGCAGGAAGAGCCTATAGCCATTGTTGTGGGGCTGCCTAAATCGCTTGCTGGTGAAGAGACGCTGATGTCCCGTCAGGTGCGTAATTTTCTTGCGCGGTTACGCAGACGGTGCGATTTGCCGATTTTTGTTGTAGAAGAAGCACTAAGCTCGTTTGAGGCAGAACTAGAATTACGTGACGCTGGACTGAAGGGACATGAGATTGACAAAGTGGTCGATCAACAGGCAGCAGTACGTATTCTAGAGTCGTTTCTGCACTTGGCAGATGAACACAGACAATTATACGATTAG
- a CDS encoding FAD-binding and (Fe-S)-binding domain-containing protein, translating to MPHKGPHISIGSEFLVHRVLRIDLDEFEDWPEAVRELAIALAEELFLVRYNPFIDSETVRTSVTERFDRAEPALAHHYANTLSEGITMFWSAYEADMAFRSELVRRLGQIIPKNNIDLRPASLVECSTDATDLRMELPLLVVAPSATEQVSAIVRLANEMKFALIPRGGASGCTGGAIPARKRTVVMSLQKLSAIKSIDNSEMTLTAEAGVITFDAIKAADNAGMLFTVDPASKTASTIGGNVSENSGGPFAFEYGTTLDNILHYTMVTPTGEIITVERINHPRHKIMEDETAVFEVKDVSGGVRTVISLRGDQIRKTGLGKDVTNKFLGGLPGVQKEGTDGIITEATFICYPKQKHDRVLVLEFFGRSMHNAMLVIKDIVGLRDTIRKQGDLVKISALEEFGVKYVEAIEYRTKSKKYDERPISVLIVELNSNDTAALDASVQDVVDICTPYEGVDVFVAKDAAEAELFWEDRHKLSAIARRTSGFKINEDIVIPIDVIPEFSDFIEHLNQRCMGRAFRSALGESGRLRGMPLEDKELNRAFTFASKVAKGDVPIAELSDQEMLEHALAYFEKAEERYPAQRRNLKKIVADMLATRIIVANHMHAGDGNCHVNIPVDSNNPVMLHHAEEVAEEVMAKAQEMNGEVTGEHGIGITKIKFLGAEKMDELTLFKRRVDPLSIMNPAKLTQRDTPVKPFTFSFNRLIRDIQASGLPEKERLINLLTNVQVCTRCGKCKQVCPMFYPQGDLLYHPRNKNLSLGALLEAVYYSQVNKGKPDDNLMAQLRKLMEHCTGCGKCKAVCPVKIDSSKVALELRAFVEDEGAGGHPIKSKVLDYLVGDVATRVPRAAKMASMGQRLQNKMLKVVPSSWRSGIHSPLFSGLGPEVGYRSLSEAIRLDKGAIFVPDNAPEGKELEAVFYFPGCGGSLFYRNIGLASLMLMLKSGVAVILPPRHMCCGYPLLAAGKDEEYKKNRAANIEEIKAFLADATRAGLRITHSITACGSCREGLESYELAESLNLTLEHKDTVQFLIERMGKDALKEAAKGLSVLYHPSCHAEWTGVHKNKAAGVYAKALSELSGANVTLHPGCCGESGMGALTSPDIYNKLRAKKEAGLVQVLPTMPNDAPVVVGCPSCKVGISRIFLNLHEKRPVLHTVEYIAQCLYGDDWKKHIKRIATESTTEDSKRIVDTTSL from the coding sequence ATGCCGCACAAAGGCCCACATATTTCAATAGGTTCCGAGTTTCTTGTCCATAGGGTGTTGCGGATTGATCTTGATGAATTTGAAGATTGGCCGGAGGCTGTTCGGGAGCTTGCCATTGCGCTTGCTGAAGAACTCTTCCTCGTCCGCTACAATCCATTTATCGATTCAGAGACTGTTCGCACAAGTGTAACCGAGCGTTTTGACAGGGCAGAACCGGCGCTTGCACATCACTACGCGAATACGTTGAGTGAAGGTATAACCATGTTCTGGAGTGCCTACGAGGCAGACATGGCTTTCCGGAGCGAACTGGTTCGCAGACTTGGACAGATTATTCCAAAAAACAACATTGATCTGCGCCCTGCATCATTAGTGGAGTGTTCTACAGACGCAACTGACTTGCGTATGGAGCTTCCATTACTTGTTGTTGCACCTTCTGCAACAGAGCAGGTAAGCGCTATTGTTCGCCTTGCGAACGAAATGAAATTTGCACTCATTCCGCGTGGCGGAGCTTCCGGCTGTACCGGTGGCGCTATTCCGGCACGTAAACGCACAGTCGTTATGAGTTTGCAAAAGCTGAGCGCTATCAAATCCATCGACAATAGCGAAATGACTCTCACCGCAGAAGCGGGCGTTATTACATTTGATGCCATCAAGGCAGCAGATAATGCAGGGATGTTATTCACTGTTGATCCAGCTTCTAAAACGGCTTCCACCATCGGCGGGAACGTGTCGGAAAACTCCGGCGGTCCTTTTGCCTTTGAATACGGAACCACCCTCGACAACATTCTTCATTACACCATGGTTACGCCTACCGGCGAAATCATCACTGTTGAGCGCATAAATCATCCACGCCATAAAATTATGGAAGATGAAACCGCGGTGTTTGAAGTTAAAGACGTGTCCGGTGGTGTCCGCACAGTCATATCACTGCGTGGAGATCAGATCCGTAAAACAGGTCTTGGCAAAGACGTTACAAACAAGTTCCTCGGCGGCTTACCGGGGGTACAGAAAGAAGGCACTGATGGCATCATCACTGAGGCAACCTTCATCTGTTACCCTAAGCAAAAGCATGACCGTGTGCTTGTTCTGGAATTCTTCGGACGTTCCATGCACAACGCTATGCTCGTGATTAAAGACATTGTCGGTCTGCGTGACACAATCCGCAAACAGGGCGATCTTGTAAAAATCTCGGCATTGGAAGAGTTCGGCGTCAAATACGTTGAGGCAATCGAATACCGTACAAAATCTAAAAAGTACGATGAACGTCCGATTTCTGTGTTAATTGTCGAGTTGAACTCAAATGACACAGCTGCACTTGATGCAAGTGTGCAGGATGTCGTTGACATTTGCACTCCGTATGAAGGCGTTGACGTATTTGTTGCCAAGGATGCAGCAGAAGCAGAGCTTTTCTGGGAAGACAGACATAAGCTTTCCGCTATTGCGCGCCGTACTTCCGGTTTTAAAATTAACGAAGATATCGTTATTCCAATCGATGTCATTCCTGAATTTTCAGACTTTATCGAACATCTGAACCAGCGTTGCATGGGTAGAGCATTCCGTTCTGCGCTTGGTGAAAGTGGTCGCCTGCGAGGCATGCCACTTGAAGATAAAGAGCTGAACCGCGCATTTACATTTGCATCCAAGGTTGCCAAAGGTGATGTGCCGATTGCAGAGCTTTCCGATCAGGAAATGCTTGAACACGCTCTGGCATATTTTGAAAAAGCTGAAGAGCGCTATCCGGCGCAGCGTCGCAATTTAAAAAAGATTGTGGCAGATATGCTTGCAACCCGCATTATTGTTGCAAACCATATGCATGCCGGTGACGGTAACTGTCACGTCAACATTCCTGTAGATTCCAACAACCCTGTCATGCTGCACCATGCAGAAGAAGTGGCAGAAGAGGTTATGGCAAAAGCACAGGAAATGAATGGTGAGGTGACTGGCGAGCACGGTATCGGCATCACAAAGATCAAGTTTCTTGGCGCAGAAAAAATGGATGAGTTAACTCTGTTCAAACGCAGAGTTGACCCGCTTTCCATTATGAACCCTGCAAAGCTTACACAGCGTGATACTCCGGTTAAGCCGTTTACGTTCTCGTTTAACCGCCTTATCCGCGATATTCAGGCATCCGGTCTGCCGGAAAAAGAACGCCTGATTAACCTGCTCACTAACGTTCAGGTCTGTACCCGTTGCGGCAAATGTAAACAGGTTTGCCCAATGTTCTACCCGCAGGGCGATCTGCTGTATCATCCGCGCAATAAAAACCTGAGTCTCGGTGCGCTGCTTGAAGCAGTATACTATTCTCAGGTGAACAAAGGGAAGCCGGACGACAACCTTATGGCGCAGCTGCGTAAGCTTATGGAGCATTGCACAGGCTGTGGCAAGTGTAAGGCTGTCTGCCCTGTTAAAATTGATTCCTCCAAGGTTGCACTTGAATTACGCGCATTCGTAGAGGATGAAGGCGCAGGTGGTCACCCGATTAAATCCAAGGTGCTTGATTACCTTGTGGGCGATGTTGCTACCCGCGTACCGCGTGCCGCAAAAATGGCTTCTATGGGACAGCGTCTGCAAAACAAAATGCTGAAGGTTGTTCCGTCTTCATGGCGTTCCGGCATCCATAGCCCGCTCTTCTCCGGTTTAGGACCGGAAGTCGGCTACCGCAGCCTCAGTGAAGCAATCCGGCTGGATAAAGGCGCTATTTTTGTTCCTGATAATGCGCCGGAAGGAAAAGAGCTGGAAGCAGTCTTTTATTTCCCGGGGTGCGGTGGCTCCTTGTTCTACAGAAATATCGGTCTTGCATCACTTATGCTGATGCTCAAGTCCGGTGTGGCTGTTATTCTTCCACCACGGCACATGTGCTGCGGATACCCGCTGCTTGCAGCTGGTAAGGATGAAGAATACAAGAAAAACCGTGCTGCTAACATTGAAGAAATAAAAGCGTTCCTCGCCGATGCAACCCGCGCCGGACTGAGAATTACGCACTCAATTACAGCGTGTGGCTCCTGCCGCGAAGGGCTTGAGTCATATGAACTTGCCGAATCGCTTAACCTTACGCTCGAGCATAAGGACACAGTACAGTTCCTTATTGAACGTATGGGCAAAGATGCGCTGAAAGAAGCTGCCAAAGGGCTGTCAGTCTTGTACCACCCATCCTGCCACGCAGAATGGACGGGAGTACATAAAAACAAAGCCGCTGGCGTCTATGCAAAAGCATTGAGCGAATTGAGCGGTGCGAATGTTACATTGCACCCCGGCTGCTGTGGTGAATCGGGTATGGGTGCTCTTACCAGCCCTGATATTTACAATAAGCTACGTGCAAAGAAAGAAGCAGGGTTAGTCCAAGTACTTCCGACTATGCCGAATGATGCTCCGGTTGTTGTCGGGTGTCCTTCATGTAAAGTCGGTATTTCCCGAATCTTCCTGAACCTGCACGAAAAACGCCCAGTGCTGCACACTGTGGAATATATTGCACAGTGTCTCTACGGGGACGACTGGAAAAAACATATAAAACGTATCGCGACGGAATCGACCACCGAAGATTCAAAACGCATAGTCGATACGACAAGCCTTTAA
- a CDS encoding DHH family phosphoesterase: MSYFRNVKPQIEQLSEIFSRNERWLITINADPDALGSALALKRIMSHRVADVGIASVNEVTRPDNLAMIRLLRIPMVKLTPQVSAQYDKFAIVDSQPHHHPLFSELDYSVVIDHHPINDEFPVTAEFSEILPGYGSNSTILTEYLYQMKIRPGKMLATALMYGIKTDTNDFERNFNEVDIRAFKYLSKFANHPLLSRIARSEMHYDWLEYFSRAITGMHKVGSGRYSFVGMVENPDALVVIADFLMRVHEMRWVVVAGVYRDKAVIIFRGDGVNRDLGHFAYCQFNDVGSAGGHKALARAEVPIKNLDGKDVEMFVFKRLVSPTRNRSIKCAKPAEEDIEKSAGE, from the coding sequence ATGTCATATTTTCGCAATGTAAAACCACAGATAGAACAGCTGTCCGAAATTTTTTCACGCAATGAGCGATGGCTGATTACAATTAATGCTGATCCTGACGCCCTTGGCTCTGCGCTGGCACTGAAACGAATAATGAGCCACAGAGTGGCAGATGTAGGCATTGCAAGCGTCAATGAGGTTACCCGTCCTGACAACCTTGCGATGATACGTCTGTTGCGCATTCCGATGGTTAAACTGACGCCGCAGGTTTCCGCACAGTATGACAAGTTCGCCATTGTCGATTCCCAGCCTCACCATCATCCGTTATTCAGCGAGCTGGACTACTCTGTTGTTATCGATCACCACCCGATTAATGATGAATTTCCTGTGACGGCAGAATTCAGCGAAATTTTGCCGGGGTATGGGTCGAACAGCACGATTCTTACTGAATATTTATACCAGATGAAAATACGTCCGGGGAAAATGCTGGCAACGGCGCTTATGTACGGAATCAAAACTGATACCAATGACTTCGAACGTAATTTTAATGAAGTGGATATCAGAGCTTTCAAATACCTGAGTAAATTTGCCAACCATCCTTTGCTTTCCCGCATTGCCCGAAGCGAAATGCACTATGACTGGCTGGAATATTTTTCCCGCGCCATTACGGGAATGCACAAAGTCGGCTCCGGTCGGTATTCCTTTGTGGGCATGGTTGAAAATCCTGACGCACTGGTCGTTATTGCAGACTTTTTAATGCGTGTGCATGAAATGCGCTGGGTCGTTGTTGCAGGTGTGTACAGGGATAAAGCAGTTATTATTTTCCGTGGTGACGGAGTAAACCGTGACTTAGGGCACTTTGCTTATTGCCAGTTTAACGATGTCGGTTCAGCAGGCGGACATAAAGCTCTTGCCCGTGCAGAAGTTCCTATCAAAAATCTGGACGGAAAAGATGTGGAGATGTTTGTCTTCAAACGTCTTGTCTCTCCAACACGCAACCGGTCGATTAAATGTGCAAAACCAGCTGAAGAAGATATTGAAAAAAGTGCAGGAGAGTAG
- a CDS encoding bifunctional adenosylcobinamide kinase/adenosylcobinamide-phosphate guanylyltransferase, with product MIRLILGGDKSGKSDFGLQQLYNGDEPSVLLATGHAQDFAFGQQILDHRLARIPELPVKETGIALPQLLEKAILEYRSILIDSLDFWVFACHGQWQQSQQALLHSLSLVPAECQLTIVSCEAGLGPIAASSQVRQFIRRLGALNQAVAAVSDEVCLMVAGLPLYVKKA from the coding sequence ATGATTCGACTTATTCTTGGGGGAGACAAGTCCGGCAAATCTGACTTTGGATTGCAGCAACTATACAATGGTGACGAACCATCCGTGCTGCTTGCAACCGGTCATGCACAAGATTTTGCTTTTGGACAACAGATTCTCGATCATCGTTTAGCGCGCATTCCTGAACTACCTGTTAAAGAAACAGGAATTGCATTGCCCCAATTGCTGGAAAAAGCCATACTGGAATATAGGTCAATTCTTATCGACAGTTTGGATTTTTGGGTATTCGCATGTCACGGGCAATGGCAGCAGTCGCAGCAGGCATTATTACACAGCCTTTCATTAGTCCCTGCTGAATGTCAGCTTACCATTGTTTCATGTGAAGCAGGATTGGGACCTATTGCGGCAAGTTCTCAGGTTCGGCAATTCATTCGAAGACTAGGGGCGCTTAATCAAGCTGTAGCAGCTGTAAGCGATGAGGTTTGCCTCATGGTTGCGGGACTCCCGCTATACGTAAAAAAGGCGTAG
- the cbiR gene encoding cobamide remodeling phosphodiesterase CbiR has translation MKKLMGNANSTPSEKTDNTTEILLATPEDYPARKICPPCGGKKKSPSSCSSMKKNTEQERKKPTVAAPSWVMAGSVYENCVFLEGKVDEVALLFFESESCLAYGEEDLPRDLAQLDLSYHVHLPLDLTWDNPEAVAETIVALMQKVRFLGVQRAVLHPPVTSGKNALSVEHAQQALRLVARAWSKHGFDCKDLLLENVEGADLIHLAPVITSLELGVCIDIGHIIAYGHDALLDRADIFNRLRMLHLNAPADVTTAKGRSKHASLVHLDAAGKHVARKVLQHVRQDCVLVYELFNWKEIESSFPVVNELFSFEGR, from the coding sequence ATGAAAAAACTCATGGGCAACGCCAATAGTACACCATCTGAAAAGACTGATAATACCACTGAAATACTGTTGGCAACGCCAGAAGATTATCCTGCCCGCAAGATATGTCCACCTTGTGGGGGAAAGAAAAAATCACCATCTTCTTGTTCATCGATGAAAAAAAATACTGAACAAGAGCGTAAAAAGCCGACTGTTGCTGCACCCTCGTGGGTGATGGCAGGTTCCGTATATGAAAACTGCGTCTTTCTTGAGGGGAAGGTGGACGAAGTTGCGCTCTTATTTTTTGAATCAGAATCCTGCCTCGCTTATGGTGAAGAAGATTTGCCGCGTGATCTGGCACAACTTGATTTATCATATCATGTCCATTTACCGTTAGATTTAACATGGGACAATCCAGAAGCTGTCGCAGAAACTATTGTGGCGCTGATGCAAAAAGTTCGCTTTTTGGGAGTTCAGCGAGCAGTCTTGCACCCACCAGTAACTTCGGGGAAAAATGCTCTTTCTGTTGAACACGCACAACAGGCGCTACGCCTTGTAGCACGGGCATGGAGCAAGCATGGCTTTGACTGCAAAGACTTGCTTCTTGAAAACGTTGAAGGTGCAGATCTTATTCATTTAGCTCCTGTTATTACCTCCTTGGAGCTGGGAGTATGCATTGACATAGGGCATATCATTGCATACGGGCATGATGCACTACTTGATCGTGCAGATATTTTTAACCGACTTCGCATGTTGCATTTGAATGCTCCTGCGGACGTCACAACAGCTAAAGGGCGCAGTAAACATGCCAGTCTGGTGCATCTAGATGCCGCCGGAAAGCATGTAGCCCGCAAAGTACTACAGCATGTCAGGCAAGACTGCGTATTAGTCTATGAGCTGTTCAACTGGAAAGAAATTGAATCCTCTTTCCCAGTTGTTAACGAATTGTTTTCGTTTGAAGGAAGATAG